CTCAGCTCTAGGCTGTTCTTCCCAAATCCCTGAGAGAACAGCCCACTCCTGAAAACCCCATTCCCAGCTTACCATGCGCAGGGTGgacagcccacccaccagcagccAGAATAGGTAGAAGAGGGCATGAAGGTGGATGTTGTAGGTGATGAATAGGACAATACAGTGCCCAAAGAGGCCATAGCCCTAGGAAGGAGGATGGTGGAAAGGAAAATCACTCAGGCTGGGCTGGTCTCTGGCCTTCATGGGGACCCTGGGTAATAAAGGGTCCAGTGGCCAGTTCTTCCCATTCCAGGCCCTGGGTGGGGTCCTGTGGAACCAGGACACATGCAGACCAAGGCCTGACTACTCTCTTAAGATTACCCTTGCCCACCACCATGCCTGGCTCCTTACCAGCAGTGCCAGCATCTGGAGCATGGTGATCTGAGCATTGCACAGGTAGGCGAGGAAGTAAATGAAGGACGACACGCCCAGCCAGTAGCCGAAGCAGGTACCAATGGCTGTGCCCATCAGGGTGCCCTCCCGCTGTGGGGCGAAGGCTCTGCTTAGCCCTGAAAGGCCTCTGAGGGCCTTCCTCAAGGACTGCTCCTTCACTTCACTTTACCATCCTCTCCTTGGGCAGCTTCCAACCCAGTTAAGCCACCCCCCAATGTCCTCTGTTTTGCTTACGATAATGGTGTCAGATGTCTTCATCCCATGGAGGAGGATGGCAACCAGCGTGAAGACCAGCATGAGAGGTCCATACAGCTCACCTGCAATTTTCTGTCAATATACCAACTCATTCAGCATGAAGGGTACCATGGCTTTTCTGTTCATGCCTCCCCAGGCTTTGCCTGGTGGCCCCACCCTCTGCCCTGGTGCCTCCCCTCGCTCTCCAGACATGCCACCCACTATTCACCTGTGGGAAGTTGACCATCTTGATAGGGATCATGGACTCCAGGAGcctgagagagaggagagataagAGCAGAGGTAGCACTAAGCTGTGAGGTTTTGGAGGTCAAGGCATGAGTCTTACTCATCTCTCTAATCCCAGGGTAAAGGAAACTCGCCCAGGGGACATGCTAGATGATTCAGGGAGAACAGGGCAGTAAAGAGACAGGGGATGGGGAAATGACTTCCTTCCCCCTAGAAATACTTCCAGGGAGAACATTCCTCTGACACTGTGCTGACTGAAGCAGCACCAATACAGAATTCAGAGACTCTAGCTGGGTCCTGGGGGAAGACCTGACGATGAACCTATTTGACCTGCTCCtctttaaaaaacaagcaaacctcAGCAGAGCATAATACCCAGCATTCAGGGTTGTGATGGTGAGGCCCTGGGCAAGATTCAGAAGGTGTCCCTAAGGGAAACAGTGccccctgcctcttcctgctTACCATTCCTCTAGGCACCACTGGGTATTTTCTTGAAAAATCTATCTGAAGTGCTATGAAAATTCcagacagaaaaaataaaagtacaagTCATGTCCCCGCTTTCTTCTTAAGTGACCAGCTCCTAATAATACCTTTGATTTTGGCTAAATTTTACCTCCTCTGGGATACCTGGCCTGTCCCATTCCCCAGCCCACCCTGGGTCAGGAGTTCTTCCTGTGTGTCTCCACCATAGCATAAGAGTGCTGTCTTGTAACTGCACACCAGGGCAAGGCTCCCATCTGTCTTCACCACTGAATCAGACACAACAAGAATAGTACTGTACTTAATAAAGAAgtatgatcaataaatatttaagtggTACTATTTTTTGACAAACATTAGTTAAACTAAGGAACAAAGAACCAAGCCAAGATTAAATCTGTTTCTTGAACAGTCATTCAGCAACTATGCACTGACACTCTGGTTCAGGCTGTTCTGGTGCcgggaaaaaaagataaacaagagtCTGCTCTCAAAGAGCTGTTGGTCTGCGGAGACAGACCCAGGAATGAGAAAGTACAGCAGTGCTGAAGTGTTATCTACTAGAGAAAAACAgagttctataattttttttttttataggaacatTGGGAGAGGACAAATGGGGGATGGAAATGAGGAATGGTGAACaaagaagtgacatttgagtTAGGTTTTGAGGGAAAATGAATCTGCTCATGGAGAAGTGAAGGAAGCCAATGTGTTTAGCGCCATGTCGTGTTCAGTGGGTGGTGAGAGTTATGGTGTGTCTGGGGTACAAGGTGCGATGAGGGGTGGTGGGGTCATGAAGAGCGGGGGTCCTGAGggcttgatatctggttgttgGCTGGATGAAGGACTAGGTGTTAGGAGGGCAGTTTCTGTCAGGAGAAGGATCCTCACCTGCTTCGCACCTGGGCAGGCTCCACATCAAAGTAGGGTCTTAAGATGTCAATGTTGGCGTACAAGCTGAAGGCCCTGGAGGCTTGTCTCTTTCCCGCCTGCCACATCTGAAGCAAGGAAGATGGGGGTGGGAGGTTGGGTATTGTGAGCCTCTTGGCTCTGGGGACTGTTCCCTATTTTTCTGTTGGATTTCTACATGGTTCTAACTGGATAACTTGGAGTGAGCTTCACCAACACCAACTCCAGAACCTGGGACCTGCCTAGATATACTTTTCCCCATGCCAGGGATCCAGCCTTGCTTACCTGATCAGCCACCTGCCTGCTCAGCTGTCCCTTAAAGCCCTTCATGCCCAGGAACTCCCCATCCTCTTCTTCAGCAGCAGCTGCATCAGCGTCTACTTCTTCCTCACGCAGGCGCTGATGCAGCTCACCCATATCCTCAAAGCTGGAACCTGAGGTATCATCCATGTTCTCCATGTCAATCACAGCTGAGCCCCCACCCTGTGAAAACAATGGCTCCTGGAGTGCTGGAATTTTCTGATCCGTCGGTTAAGTACTCCTCTGCTCACCCTAgggtttgagttttgttcttcCACTGCTGGGGTATGGGTGGGAATCACCAAAGATCCTGCCAATCTCTTCCCACTCATCTGCTCTCAGAACCTTTGGATCCTGGCTTTTGCCCTCTTTTCGAGCCTGGGAAACCTGTCTTCCACTCATGTATTTCTCCTATCTTCCCTATCAAACTATCAAAGGGCAGCAAAAGCACCCATTTCCTTTGTCTTTCACAAGGCGAAGGCATGTCTGTGCACAGTGTTTTCAGCCAGTGCCAGTTATTACCCCTTCCCCCGTCATGCCTGACCCCGGCCAACCTCCCAACTTGCCCCTAAAGCAAAAGCACGCTCTTTCTAACGCCTCGGGAAGGCCCAGAGACCTGTGGCCCTCCAGCCGGAGTATCTGGCCTTTCAGGTCAGCACTAACCCCACCGACTTGGTTTGCACTGAGACCCAAAACAGTGAAGAACTGTTGCAACTAGAGCAGACGGTACGGAGGTTAGGGACGGACTTCTAGGCCCCGAGAAAGTTCCCAAGACACTTCAGGACGGTCGCCAGCCTTGGGGGCAGCCGGAGCCTTGGGGCCATTACCTGGATGTTTTCTTCAAATCCTCCCCACTCCGGGCCAGCCCCGTTTCGGGCGCCGCCGGCCGGCGCCGCCGCAGCTGCCATGTCCCTCGAGGGCTCCCGTCGCTGAAGCCCGCGCTACCCCGCGCGCGGAGAAGTGGGCGAGACGTGGGCCTGAGGGAGGGAGATGTCCACGGGCAAGAAGGAGAGATGGAATCAGCCGGAACCCAAAAACGAAAAACCCGGATGTTTGGCTCAAACTGACTTCCGGAAGTTTGGGACGTGGGAGGAGGCGGGGCAAACCCTCGCGATACTTAAGCCTCCAGGCGAGCGTTCGTTGCCGAGGAGACGGTAGGACTAGCTCGCGCTCGCCAGTTTGACGCTCTAGCCACGTGGGTCGGTTGAAGATGGCGGCGGCCCAGGCAGTGGAAGAAATGCGGGACCGCGTGGTTCTTGGGGAGTTCGGGGTTCGCAATGTAAGTCTTGTGGTCTTGAACTCCGGAGAGAGAAGGAGAGCGAAACAGGAATGAGTTGGAGTCGGAGTGGCGACAGACTCGTCTCTCTTGCTCTTTAGGTTCATACCACCGACTTCCCCGGTAACTATTCCGGTTATGACGATGCCTGGGACCAGGAGCGCTTCGAGAAGGTGAAGGAGGAGTTGGAGGATTGGAAGTACTGGGAGGGGAagcgattagggtagggtaaggtGGGTACGGACGGAGGTGTCTGGAGAGGGTGTGTGTGGCCGGACCTTGTGATCTGAACAGCCTGTGCCTCAGAAGCTGCCCTTAAGGCTACCTTTATTCATCAGACGTTTATTGAGCCCCGTTCCCATCCCAGCGATGTGCTAGGCGCTTGCGTGTAGTAGGCCGAATTAGACACAGTTTCTGCCCTGTTCTGTGATTCTTGTTGGGGAATCATTTCGCGTAAACAAATGATTCCTGTCTAACTTTGTAAGGCGGTTGATAGCAATATAGACACAGGGTGTgcatgggggcggggggagggttaGGAAAATTTCCTGAAGGAGATAACATCTAAATTGGGCCTTGAACAAGTTGTGAACAGCTAAGTGTGAAGGAACTAAGAATATGAACTAAATTATAAAGGCGTGAGGTGTACTCCTGGAATGTTCAAACAGTTCAGTATTGCTAGAATGTAAAATGGACCAGCAGGAGTGGTAGGCAAGATTGGAATTCGTTGTAGGCACTGTAGGTGACAGGTAACTTTTGAAGAGTTTTTAAGCAGACTTGGTAAGATTCATAACCCTGATGGCTGGGAGAGAATGAACTAAGATTATGATTGCAGAAATTGAACAAAGAGGGGAATAGAGGGTCAAAGTGGTGATTGATTTGATGTGGGCTGTGAGGGGCAagggaaccctggtagtgtagtggttaagtgctggggctgctaacagttcgaatccaccaggcgctccttggatactctatggggcagttctactctgtcctatagggttgctgtgagtcggaattgactcatgacagcagtgggtttggtgtttttttgtttgtgagGACCAAGTGTAAAATAACCTGGCTTAGGGAACTTTGATGGATGGTGATGTTATTGTTTGATAAGGAGGAATAGATCTGAGGAAGAGGAATGACGATGTATTCAATTTTCTGCAGGCAGAGCAGTCTAGCAGGCTAGTAGAACATGTTTGAAATGAGATCAGAAATGATACATAATTTTTGGAGTTGTGAGTGTACAGATGAGTTGCTAAAATTGTGTGGTTGAGGTCACCCAAGTGAGAGACAGGAACTTGGGAAGTAGTAATATTTAGGGGATGGGTGGAAAAATAGTGAATTTAGAAAAAATCGTAAGATAACTAGAAGATTGGTGCTCAGAAACCAAGGGACTAgtagaattttaaaaaggaaggattttattaaaaaattccaCATGTAGTAGAGGATTCCAGCAAGGTAAGGACTGAGTAGTATTACTTGCCCTAAGTAATATGGAAGCTTCTGTTCTTTAATAGAACGGCCTCCGTGAGATGGTTTGGCTGGAGGCAGATTACAGAGGTTTTGAATGAACGGAAGACAAAAACAGAGAAACTTTTCAACTATGAAAGGATTGGGGGAGAAAGGGACATCTGGGCATGGAGGaggtttttggattttagaggatgttaaaaaaaacattaaggGAAATATCTAGGGAGGGGGGAGCATAGAGACCAGGCCTCAGTGTTTTTTCCTGTCCCTCCAGAATTTCCGTGTGGATGTGGTACACATGGATGAAAACTCATTGGAGTTCGACATGGTGGGAATTGATGCAGCCATCGCCAATGCTTTTCGACGCATTCTATTAGCTGAGGTATCAATGGATGTAGCGGCAAGGTTGTATGGGGAAGCTTGCTGAGGATCTCAAAGTGACCCTCCCACCCTTGTTTTTCCTGCAAATTTGCTGAGCATTCCTTCTGGTCATTCTTCTTATCTCTTTATCAAGCATTTTTCTAGGAAGAGCTCTCCCTGTCACAGGGTGGGAGTGAAGAGCCTACTGGGTCTTTGCAGATGGGTGATTGGTGATTGTTTCCTTGAGCAGGTGCCAACCATGGCTGTGGAAAAGGTTCTGGTGTACAACAACACATCCATAGTCCAGGATGAGATCCTTGCTCACCGGCTGGGACTCATTCCCATTCATGCAGATCCTCGTCTTTTTGAGTATCGGAATCAAGGTAAGGGtttgggaaaataaaattttgggaAAAGGAGGGCAGCTTTCCTCTAAAGTAagattctggagtcagactgcctgagttcaaaaCCTGCATTTGATCTTGGAAAAGTTAATCTTTTAGTACATCAGTGTTTTCCACCTGTGAAATGAAGATAATACCTGTTTCATGAGTTTGtcgagaggattaaatgaaaagtGTATGTAAAGCCctcagcatagtgcctgacaCTCAAATGGTCACTAGTTTTCTAAGAGTTAATCTCTTTCTCTTGCATTTACGCAGAAGATGAAGAAGGCACAGAGATAGACACTCTGCAGTTTCGGCTACAAGTCAGGTGCACTCGGAACCCCCACGCTTCTAAAGATTCCTCTGATCCCAGTGAACTCTATGTGAACCACAAAGGTGAGCGGTGGTAATGTGCGGAAGAGAGCCTGCCTGTTGCGGGTACGAGGAGTATGGCTTTAGGGGCTGAAGTCTTCTGACATGCTTCATTCTCTAGTGTACACCAGGCACATGACATGGGTGCCCCTGGGGAACCAGGCTGATGTCTTCCCAGAGGGCACTATCCGGCCAGTGCACGACGACATTCTTATTGCTCAGCTGCGGCCCGGCCAGGAGATTGACCTGCTCATGCACTGTGTCAAAGGCATTGGTGAGAACCCTGTGGGCTGCACTGGGCAGGGGGGTAATTTGATCGCATTGGGGCAAGGCATGACAAAGGAAGTCAGCGGAGATTTCCCTGACAGGCAGAAAGCCAGTGAACATGTACTTTTGCTGCAGTAGCTTAGGACACTGAAGAAGAGTTTCCCACCGGCTTTGTATTtccttctcccctccaggcaaagATCATGCCAAGTTTTCGCCTGTGGCAACAGCCAGTTACAGGCTCCTGCCCGACATCACCCTGCTTGAGCCTGTGGAAGGAGAAGCAGCTGAAGAGCTGAGGCAGTGCTTCTCACCTGGTGTCATTGAGGTACAGGAAGTCCAAGGTATGGTATTTGGGATGCTTTTCAGGTCAGGACCTAAAGTATATTTTAagacagagagaaataaaagctctGGGCTCCAATAGAGAAAGTGTAATATGGCTTGCTTTCATTAGGTAAAAAGGTGGCCAGAGTTGCCAATCCCCGGCTGGATACCTTCAGCAGAGAAGTCTTCCGGAATGAGAAGCTAAAGAAGGTTGTTCGGCTGGCCCGGGTTCGGGATCATTATATCTGTGAGTATTTTGGGTGGATCAAGTGAAGGGAGCGGGTGAGCTCTTGGATGCTGCAGCTTCCTTTCAGAGTTCAGATGGGATGTGGGATTTAGCAATAACTTACACAGGCAAGCCCCACGGCTAAAGGGTCTCTTTGGTCCCCAGTCTCTGTTGAGTCCACAGGGGTATTGCCACCAGATGTGCTGGTGAGTGAAGCCATCAAAGTCCTGATGGGAAAGTGCCGGCGGTTCTTGGATGAACTAGATGCGGTTCAGATGGACTGAGGTTTGCCCTGGACACTTAACTGGGATGGGTAGCCTTCGATGCTCTCATGCAAGCTGAAGATTTTGGGTTCTGGCCTATACCCACAGGACTACTGTACAGAGCCCAGTGTGACTAAGGGTCCTGAATttcctggggcagttctagcttTTAGTCAATACGTTTTGTTAAATGTGTCATGAAATGTGATTGCTATGCC
This is a stretch of genomic DNA from Elephas maximus indicus isolate mEleMax1 chromosome 1, mEleMax1 primary haplotype, whole genome shotgun sequence. It encodes these proteins:
- the YIPF3 gene encoding protein YIPF3 isoform X2, which produces MAAAAAPAGGARNGAGPEWGGFEENIQGGGSAVIDMENMDDTSGSSFEDMGELHQRLREEEVDADAAAAEEEDGEFLGMKGFKGQLSRQVADQMWQAGKRQASRAFSLYANIDILRPYFDVEPAQVRSRLLESMIPIKMVNFPQKIAGELYGPLMLVFTLVAILLHGMKTSDTIIGYGLFGHCIVLFITYNIHLHALFYLFWLLVGGLSTLRMVAVLVSRTVGPTQRLLLCGTLAALHMLFLLYLHFAYHKVVEGILDTLEGPNIPPMQRVPRDIPVVLPAARLPAAMLNATAKAVAVTLQSH
- the YIPF3 gene encoding protein YIPF3 isoform X1; translated protein: MAAAAAPAGGARNGAGPEWGGFEENIQGGGSAVIDMENMDDTSGSSFEDMGELHQRLREEEVDADAAAAEEEDGEFLGMKGFKGQLSRQVADQMWQAGKRQASRAFSLYANIDILRPYFDVEPAQVRSRLLESMIPIKMVNFPQKIAGELYGPLMLVFTLVAILLHGMKTSDTIIREGTLMGTAIGTCFGYWLGVSSFIYFLAYLCNAQITMLQMLALLGYGLFGHCIVLFITYNIHLHALFYLFWLLVGGLSTLRMVAVLVSRTVGPTQRLLLCGTLAALHMLFLLYLHFAYHKVVEGILDTLEGPNIPPMQRVPRDIPVVLPAARLPAAMLNATAKAVAVTLQSH
- the POLR1C gene encoding DNA-directed RNA polymerases I and III subunit RPAC1 isoform X2, producing the protein MAAAQAVEEMRDRVVLGEFGVRNVHTTDFPGNYSGYDDAWDQERFEKNFRVDVVHMDENSLEFDMVGIDAAIANAFRRILLAEVPTMAVEKVLVYNNTSIVQDEILAHRLGLIPIHADPRLFEYRNQEDEEGTEIDTLQFRLQVRCTRNPHASKDSSDPSELYVNHKVYTRHMTWVPLGNQADVFPEGTIRPVHDDILIAQLRPGQEIDLLMHCVKGIGKDHAKFSPVATASYRLLPDITLLEPVEGEAAEELRQCFSPGVIEVQEVQGKKVARVANPRLDTFSREVFRNEKLKKVVRLARVRDHYIFSVESTGVLPPDVLVSEAIKVLMGKCRRFLDELDAVQMD
- the POLR1C gene encoding DNA-directed RNA polymerases I and III subunit RPAC1 isoform X1 → MAAAQAVEEMRDRVVLGEFGVRNVHTTDFPGNYSGYDDAWDQERFEKNFRVDVVHMDENSLEFDMVGIDAAIANAFRRILLAEQVPTMAVEKVLVYNNTSIVQDEILAHRLGLIPIHADPRLFEYRNQEDEEGTEIDTLQFRLQVRCTRNPHASKDSSDPSELYVNHKVYTRHMTWVPLGNQADVFPEGTIRPVHDDILIAQLRPGQEIDLLMHCVKGIGKDHAKFSPVATASYRLLPDITLLEPVEGEAAEELRQCFSPGVIEVQEVQGKKVARVANPRLDTFSREVFRNEKLKKVVRLARVRDHYIFSVESTGVLPPDVLVSEAIKVLMGKCRRFLDELDAVQMD